One Primulina eburnea isolate SZY01 chromosome 4, ASM2296580v1, whole genome shotgun sequence genomic window, TGGTCCTTCCATGGATGGCACCCGAACTGTTGAATGGAAGCACCGTCCGCGGGTATCTGAAAAGGTAAGGACAATAGTAATTATCTGCCAAGTTAGGTCTTACCAATATTGCTTCTCAGTCACATCTGAAAGAATCAGATATAATTTGAGTTCAACAGGTTGATGTGTTTTCATTTGGCATATCACTGTGGGAGATTCGGTCTTGGGGAAGAACCTTACTCCAATATGCACTGTGGAGCAATAATTGGTAAACCAACATCTTAGTTGTGACTCAAGATCAATTtgttttatgaaattttgatgTTGATTGCTAAAAAGATAACAATGCTGAAGCATATAAAAACAAGTACATGATAAGGTGCATAAGGTATTGAAAATGCTACTGAAATATGGCTTAAATTTGACCAGCTTCTAGTCAAATAATATGGAGCACATACTcttcttttattctccaacattCATGGCATAGTGGGTAAAGCAGTTGGATGACAACGTGGGCAACTTTGAGGGGCCAATGGGAGTGAAAACTAAATGAGAGTCAACTCCGAGTGTTCATTGGTTGTAACTGCATCCGAATTTACCCAGGGGATGAACCATGGGAGAAAGTCGTCCTCCCTTGGGATTTGTTTGTACCTATGTTAAACTCCCGCCCCCACCCCTTCCCCGGGCCGccaacaaaagagagaaaaacaagAGCAACTCAGAATATGACTAAATTAATTTTGTCCATAAATAAGTCTCGGCATGTTTTCTAGTAAAGATGTCAAATGGACCAGACCGTCAGCTTAATGGTGGGTTGTGGGCCGGCCTTCTCAAACCGTCAAATTACACATAAAATTGGCTAGATCCACCCCGCTAACTAAAATAGGTGAGTTGGGTTAGTAACTTCCCAACCCACCAAAGACGAGTATCAAATTAGTTCATTTTGACATGTCTAGTTTCTACCATTCTGGAACAATGCAAAGTCGAATAAGATGGTACAAACTATAAATTTAGTTTGCGGACTTGATATGAACATGAAATTATTTTCTAATTATGCATCTAGTTGGAATCGTCAAGGATGCTCTACGAGCCCCAGTGGCAGAATAGTGTGATCCCGATTGGCGGAAACTGATGGAGCAATGCTGTCATTTACTGTCTATGTCTGCTGAACTTCAGGCTAAGGGGAACATGAACACAGTTCGGCTTAGTGGACCACATGTATATGTGGTTAAATTTGGGCCATTGATTCTATCATGGGGTAGTGCCCCTACATGTAAAATGGAATCAACCCCAATATCCCATCTCAAAAAAATACACTTTTTTTTGGGTACAAAATACGTGGATATCTACTTGTTAGCCACCTTGTGTTTCTCCAATTTGATTAGATTTACTGTGTTCTAAAACCGATGGTTGAGGTTGTGGAACCAAACATTCCAATTGCAATGGGAACCACTTGAATACGGTTTTGGTGCCTAATCTTCCGACTCTCGACGTTTTCGGTTCTGGTTTGACTTAATTTGAACTGGAATTTATTCGTTTAATTATTAGTAGTCAAGAAAAAAATAACGGTATACCTCGTGAGATAATAAAGCTAATTAAAGTTAATTATtcgataattaaatattaaaaatattataaacatttaaattcataaaataaGATGAACACAACATCACCAACCAAAGTCAACATACAATGAATGTGTAAAGTTCAAAgaccatgaaaaataaataatattcaacaatagaaatttatttattttaaaaaaagaaagtaagCAAGAAGGAAAAGAAAAGGTACAAATACATATAGAGCTAAAAACACAAGTCATAAACAAGCCTTCTAATTATTCTGCTCCCTTCAGTGAAAGAAGCCAACACTGCAACAAATCCAAGCAAATATTCCCTCATCTAGTTTGTCCATCCCTAATGTTCTTGCTTTATGCTTAGGGGAATCTCAAACTCGGTTTCACAGATCATACCCAAGACGATCTCACCATCAACCTGCAGATTGTCGGAGATTAAAGAAAAACGATATGGTTTGGTCAAAAACTACCTGTACTTCATTAAAGATATATTCTAATTTATGTTTTACATACAAAGAAAGAGAAATACCAGATCGATCAATCAGTAACTTCTGGTTGATCTTCATGGGACCGAGCACGTGTCAATCTCCTACGCCTTCTTGGGTTTGAAGAAGTGTCATCAACAGTATCTATGTTCAAATCTGGTATACCTTCTCTATTGTCTTCATCACGATCATCATCATTTTCTCGAATGCCTAATAAATTTTCACCCCATAGATAACGACGTCTTGAAAATGTTCCACCAGAACGACGGTGTCTATACAACATTCTTGACCTGCCACCTCTAAGCTCGGCTCCTGATTCCATCGAGCCAATCATATGAAACAAGAAGAATGTGCTTAACAACCGGCCTCCTTCACTGTCACCTCCACCATTATCCCTTTCACTAGAAAATCTATCACTGTTATCTAAAACATAATCACCAAGTACCATCGCACCGGGAATGGCTGATCGAATGGCACTGACAATATCGTCATGCTCTCTTTGGTGTTCAAGCCGACGCCATGCACTTTGTCTTGATGGGTCAACATCAGCTGGACGAACTGTTGGATGAAGATTTCTAGCATGCCTACGTAGCTCTCCGTAGTTGCCAAAGAATGAGCATGATTCATGGGAGCAGCTTCGAGTCTTCAGGTTAAGGTATTTTCTTGCATCTTCCACAACTTTCCAGCCCAAAACATCTCCTCGGCATAAAGGGCATTTTAGGTTTGTCATCTTCTCTGACTTCTCCATGTAGGTTTCATCTAGGTTAAGATTTTCCCATGATGTTGGATGTACATTTTCGAAATAAGGATTCACATTTTGGGAGCTATTTTGTCTTGATCCACCAGGTATGCCAACAAGGGTTGCAGAGTTGCCTGCAGTCAGAGAGACATCCACGTGATTCACACTGATGTCACTTGCAGTCGTCGAGTCTTCATTAGAAGTAACAATAGAATCAACATGTCCTTCATGTTCCAAACTCGGTGCAGACAATTTATCAGGATTATCTTCTCCAAGTTTTTTAAATCGATCCAAGCAATTTGAATGCCTGTAACTGGTATCACAAATGAAGGAGCGACAGCCATTGCCGTGGGAGCTGCAAATGAGAGAAACAGCATTGTGTGGGTGGTCCATGCATATTGGGCATAAAGCTTCATCCAATTCCTTGTTCAGAGCAGAGACATCTGCATCATTTGATATGCTTCTTTTTCTACTAGCCATCTATTTGCACTGTGATATGTTGCTATGATTAAATTCAGTAGTATAGTTGTTCTACATACATGCTGATGGAAAAAAAGAAACCGAAGAAACTTTATTCTATACTTGACAGTAGAGATGGCAAAGACAATAAGATTAAAAACAAAATACAACTAAACAAAACATTCTCGTTATCAAAGTTATTAAAGGCCACAAGTGCACATGAGGTATAAGCAGAAGGTGCACAAGTGCTCTCCAAGTATAAGCATGACCCTTGAGACAACGTGGGTGCCTTTCAAAATTAAGGGTTTATGGTTAATGCGAGCTCCAAGAATTTCAGGTGCTTGCTTCACATTGAAGGAGCGCACTTCACTGAAGGGCTGTGCAAGCCAAGGAGCATAGCTGAACCATACCGCATCTTGAACCTTGGCACACCCCTCGCAATCTACTAACATCTCAACTTGTGATGAAGATATGACAGTTCTACCAACTAGCTACCGAATATCAGTTTTAGATAGATGTAACCAACTTACCTGTGTTGATATAGAATCCAAGAAGTCTGCAGATAATAACAGAACTATTTACACGTGCTCTTGCACTTACAGATAGAAAAGATCTTAACTAATTCATCAAAACAATCATAGCTTCACCAATTTGAAACCGAAATGTGCATTGAAAGTCTAAACACCATATTAGAAAAACTTCCAACATGCACTATGACCGTACTACACAGGATTTTTTAAAGGAAAACTCCTTAGTTTACACAAGTATCGATGGTGGAAAACTTAAATCTTTTCCACCCTTACTAAGAGGTTATCATAAGCAAAAgaaaataatcagagataaaagAATGGCTAAAAAAAAGTGGTGGCACCAAATCTTTCAACAAGCAAATTTATGAAGTCAAAACGAAAAAAAAAGTTATGCTCAAAACATTTTGTAGGCGATAGCATAATATTGGGAAAGCAGCCAAAGGAATAACTCCAGAACATCACAAGTCACCATCACACCCCTGCCAATATCCGTAACAAACTCAAGGCGCATGTTAACCTATATTAAAAACTTCTCAACTAGAACTATGACAGCCAAATATCAGTTAAATGTCCAAGTACAAAGATGATCCAATAATCATAAGCTTTCAGTAGATATAGATAGAGCCAAATCATCGATCACAATCTCTACCCAAAAAGAGTTCCACTTATATGTGGATTTACCTTGATATATGACGGAGAATAACTTACCACTTCTACTTATGCACCAGAGGACAGCTACTATCCCAAAAAACAATCAGCTGAGAGACGCAAGGATCAGAATACTCCATTCCCCACCCTTAGGCGGCCAGAAAAAGGTAGAAGAGGCATAATTTGAAGTATAAAACAATTTAAAGAGATGCAGAAATTGAATGTGTTAAGTTGACAACACTGACAAAACAAAGTAAGATAGTTTAATATTCTGACAGTAAATCAACACGAAAAATTGTATTTTGGATCATAGACAATCAGAATACGGTATATCAGCCATTACATTTGTACTTACCGGTAAAAGTGCACTGAAATTTCTCTTTTTTACTGGCAGCTTCAGTATTGCATAACACAGGATTGATTTTATCAAACGAAATATCAGTATCTTTAGTTGACTTTATAGCATATCAGATTGCAACTGGGCACGAGCATAAATCAATACAATTCAGAAATGAACAGGTGTAAAATCTTGAGGATTGAAAAGGCTTCAAATAAAGAATAATTGGCTATTTCTTGGCCACGGACACCAATGAGTCCCGCAACCTGCAGTTGTATTGTGGGACAATAAATGGTCATTTGCGGACAATCCAGCATCACATCAAACATAAAACAAGCAGAATATACAGAATAAATGCCCCAAATAAAAAGCACAACACAAACCAGGATGCAAACATGAAAACACTAAACTTTACATAATTCAAAATACAAAACCAGCAAGTGTGGCGAGTACATCACAACAACATTAAAGCAACCCTTAGATCTGGATGAGCAATTCTGCGTTGAAATCACATCAATACAGTTACAGGTCAAATTTGACAGTCCTAAAAGTTTTGCCAtcaatttcccaaaaaaaaatacAGCCTTTCCAAAATCCCCAAAAGTTCAAGAACCCAGACATCAATTTTCAACCATCAATTATACCCTCTTGATCCTCACTTAACCCCACAAACCTTAAAGATGGTAAAGATCCTCCCTTTATACAAGACACCCATCAATCAATAAAACCAGACAAATTAAACGAcatatcacataaacataacatAGACACCAACCGATCAAACCAGAAAGCATCTGATTAAAGTAATCAACAAAAGAATCCCCCCAATCAAAGATTTCAAGAAATTAAAGGTACGGAATTACAATTAGGAGAAATTAAGGTCCGTCTTTAGTCCTTTGATTGTTTGATTGAATTTTGCAGGGGTTAATTGAattcacaaaataaaaaaaaaaattcggtagaaaaaaaaaagagattgTGTCCGCTGAAAACGGGTTGAAGAAACTGTAAGGTTTCGTATGAGGTTTTCTCATATCTGAAAATAATGGGGCTTTTATGTAAAGGACAAGAGAGCACGGTGAAGGTAAAATTCATGGGGGTAATTTGCGATTTCAAATAATTTCAATCACAAAAACAGagtgattattgattttttcataaaaaaaattcgattttgTGTTTTCAAACTCAGATTTTGCTTTAGTTTATGTTTAATTTAATCGAAATTCAAAAATTAGAGTAgatctcttatgagacggtcacacgaatctttatttgtgagatgtGTCAACTctaacgatattcacaataaaaaataatattcttagcataaaaattaatattttttcatggataacctaaataagagatctgtttcacaaaatacgacttgtgtgagatcgtctcacaagtttttgcccaaaaATTGACGGGACACTGATTCAGATTCTACAAAAGTAATTCGAAACAATTTAGGATAAGAatcaattatttattaaacATAATCAAACTTTTCATTTCGTTTTtccatttttgttttcaaatgtaaataacttttaattttaatttttttataatttataaatttaatcattttttttaaatcataatcTATTACAAACACGGTCTTACTTAACTACCTAGGAGGAAAAAAATACCCGGATGTGatggtttatttcatcctacctatGCGGGCATTGTccccatgataggatggatggtcaagatttgtccatgtatatgtaggacccactttttttttttttttgaaattgtatgtttgGCAAGATCTTGGTCATCCATCCTCTCATGGAGGCAATGCCCACATGAATAGGATCTCATTAACCGGATGTGACTCGGAAAGAACGAATACTTATAAAATCGAGTATATGACGTTCGGGAATCCGGTGAtcttcaatatttttaaattgatgaTATGGTTTGTGATCAAATATTATTATACAGTATGATTTGACAATATATAatatactatttttttttaatttatattggTTTTGATTAATAGTGGAGAAATGACTTGATATTAGAAATTATGCTCAAAGTTTTTCTACAAGaaatataaataatgtattATTAGATGTAGTGAATATGATATAATTGTAAATAGCCGTCAATTACAAAGTTAAGCAAATAGGAAGAAAATTCACCATTCATCCAAACAAACGATGAAGAGGAAGACAAAGTAAAACGAGCAATATGATGTGCTGTTTTATTAGTCGATCTACATTCATAAATAATCTCAAAATCATAGGTGTTTTCATGTTCTTTATTATTTCTGCCGTAAAATATCCAATATAGCCAAGATACTCTTGATTGGTGGTGACTGCCTGCACCGCCAAAAGTGAATCTGATGTAACTTGAACATCTTGAAAACATTTCTCATAAAGCAGTTTAATGTCTTCTCGGATTGCCAGGAGTTCACCATGGGCTAGAGAAATTGGTTGATTAATTTGTTTCCCAAATGCCAATAGTAGCCGGTCTTGAGTGTCaaaatttaatgatttttatttattgataatACATATGTTATTAATTATGATATCACGAAATGTACGATTATATATCGCAACAATGGTTTTCGAAAAGAAGATCTCAAAAAACAAATAGAAAAAATAAAGAGAATGGTCACTATTCCTATTAATAGCATTTTTATTGAATTGAAAATATTCGAAAAAACACCAGAAGCGATCAAAGAGCTGATGGTTTTCCATACCCATTTTGCAAATTTACAATACCACAAAGGAAGAATAATATCTCCAGAAGATTTATCACATCGAGTTGTATGGACAGTGTTCACTGGTAAAGCATCAAATATATGAATTCACTTCACTTGGGACCTAAAGATTCCATATTTTACGTAAAGAAGTCGTAAATGTGCTAGTGTCGAACGCATCAAGAATAACAAGAAccgattgtttttttttatgactTGAGAATTTACAATCGTTATTTTTCAGTGTACATTTGGTAAACTATTAAATAAACGCAATTCCACTATGTATGTCTTAAGCAATTTCATGAATAATGATTATCTTATAAATCCTCTCTTTATGTATGTCTTAAGCAATTTCATGAATATTGATTCCAAAGTAGAATCTCAAAAAATTCTTCATTGTTTTCTTGAAATAGTGGATATTGATCCTCAAACACTGGAGAGAAGGAGGCTCAAAAGAAATTCTGAATTCATGGCAAATCAAGAGCCACTGATTATCTTTTTAGATGAGATGAGAAAATGTGGAGATCCATGAGATCTCAAGGCAAAATACATTGGCTTAGTCCCAACAACGGGCTTCCTCCATGAAGGTAATGAGGATATCTCCACCTATCCTTCTGATTTCATCGCTGACGTCGGGAAATTGAAGTCCGTTCCTGGTGGTGTGGATGTTGTTTtccatccaaagaatttgtatGACTATTGGGAAAATGGTGGTTTTGAGGACACAAATGGTCAAGAAAAGGGAAAAATTGTTTCTTGTGTGGAGAATAGTGGGATTGGGCATGAGACTTGGGTTAGAGTTGAGAATTTGGAGAATGGTTTGCGTGGAAAAAGTAGGCCTATTTTCTTTAGAGGAGTTGCTACAATTGTTACCAagttgtttaatattgttgagccTGATGTTGCTGTAATTGGCAAGAAAGACTACCAGCAGTGGAAGATCATCCAAAGGATGGTACTTGTCTCATTCTTTGGTATTGCTTTAAGAATGTCACATAAAAAaccaaatgtttttttttatgtttagtATGTCATTTTATAAAGTTTTACACTTGATTGGAATTCAGGTTAGAGATCTTGATTTTGGAATGTAAGTGGTTGGTTCGGAGTTCATGCGAGATGAAGATGGCCTTCCAATGAGTTCGTGTAACGTGCATCTTTCCTTAGACCAGAGGGGGAAGGTTTCTTTCTTGATTTATTTACCCTACGATTACTTGTAAGTTCTAGTGCAATAGATTTTTGAGAAGAAATCATCACTAGACAAGGTCTCGAATCAATGGTGTGAAAGTTCCTTTGCTTTGTTCGACTACAAGTGCGTAGACCACCTTCCTCGTGAACGTGGGCAATACATGGACATTTTTTGAGAAAGTACTGTTATAGGAGAATTTAGGTATGAAGCCTAgcaaacataaaaaaattgcaGGGTTATCATCGTAATTATTTGAACGAAGAAAAACACAACAGGTATCTGAAAAGTTCCTTCATGCACAACTATTCTAATAATGGGGTTCAAAAAGTACAATCTATACAAGGCATAAGCATTGTCTCACAAGATGCACATTAGGgtaaccaaaaaaaaattaatgggaATCACAGAAATATCTGACAGATTAAGGTAACATTATAACCAACCTGATTGAAATACAGATTAATGACATTTGAATCCACGACATACCGATAAAACTATGATGAGAATCAAGGCAATAATAATGGCAAGAACAATCAGCTTTATCTTCATATTCTGAAACCACATCTTTCTCCTCATCTTGGTTCCTTGAGTCCTAAAATCTTGGGCCTACAGAAAAGTACAAAAGCATGTATATAGTTCAATGTCGTGAAACAAAGATGCACATGAAGATTGAACAACGTAATTAGATCCCCAGGAATTGAATAAAATTTGAATATCTAACCAATGGCCCAAAAGTTTCATAACCATCAAGTTTAGTAAGTTCATGAAGTAACTGCCAAGATTTCAATCATAAAAAGGAAAGCCATCACAGGCCACCCCTAGTGGCTAGTACTTTAGCTTCAGCAGCACTACTTTGACAAAATCGAGTTCAACACAGTTATGCCGATTCTTTCCCATGAATCAAAACCTAACCAATTCAATTTGAAACCTTAGACTAATTCAACCAAACCCAGATCATGGTCAAAGTTCGGTTACAGGTATTCCACTAAATATAGGACTCCAACAGGTCCACATAGTAAGCTATTAATATAACAACGTATTCACAGACCTGAGATCGAAGGTTTTCCGTTTTATCCACCAGAAGTTCAATTTTCTCTCCACGGTCAAGAACCTGCAGAGGCAAATAATCGCAATACAAGTAACACTATCAGAAAAACTAAATTCAGCCACATCATATAACCATAAAACAGGATGTTGCTCctgaaaataatataatagaAAAGTGAGAAATGCTTTTACCTTTTCAATGTTTTCCATCATCACTCCTTTGACTTCTGAAACCTGAGCTTTCACCTTAGCAAGCTTGCTGACCTCCTCGGGATGATCTACACAATACTGCATTTGCTCCTTCAGTTTGGGCCTAAGTTTTAGTCAATAG contains:
- the LOC140830471 gene encoding uncharacterized protein, which translates into the protein MASRKRSISNDADVSALNKELDEALCPICMDHPHNAVSLICSSHGNGCRSFICDTSYRHSNCLDRFKKLGEDNPDKLSAPSLEHEGHVDSIVTSNEDSTTASDISVNHVDVSLTAGNSATLVGIPGGSRQNSSQNVNPYFENVHPTSWENLNLDETYMEKSEKMTNLKCPLCRGDVLGWKVVEDARKYLNLKTRSCSHESCSFFGNYGELRRHARNLHPTVRPADVDPSRQSAWRRLEHQREHDDIVSAIRSAIPGAMVLGDYVLDNSDRFSSERDNGGGDSEGGRLLSTFFLFHMIGSMESGAELRGGRSRMLYRHRRSGGTFSRRRYLWGENLLGIRENDDDRDEDNREGIPDLNIDTVDDTSSNPRRRRRLTRARSHEDQPEVTD
- the LOC140830474 gene encoding vesicle-associated membrane protein 721, which gives rise to MGQQSLIYSFVARGTVILAEYTEFTGNFTGIAAQCLQKLPATNNKFTYNCDGHTFNYLVEDGFTYCVVAVESAGRQIPIAFLERIKEDFNKKYSGGKAATAVANSLNREFGPKLKEQMQYCVDHPEEVSKLAKVKAQVSEVKGVMMENIEKVLDRGEKIELLVDKTENLRSQAQDFRTQGTKMRRKMWFQNMKIKLIVLAIIIALILIIVLSVCRGFKCH